One genomic window of Halorhabdus sp. CBA1104 includes the following:
- a CDS encoding aldo/keto reductase: MEYRDFGTAIDFEPSALGFGAMRLPTEGEEGTIDRQHAIDMIRAAIDEGVNYVDTAWPYHDGESERVVGEALTGDYREDVSLATKMPSWKLETNEDLEEYFQRQLDRLATDHVECYLLHALDEEFWNTYQELDTFEWLERKQAAGEIGHVGFSFHDDLDLFEEIVDTYDWDFCQIQYNYLDQQFQAGRAGLEYAAERGLGVVVMEPLRGGTLATDLPDPVCEAFEEADSERSPVEWALQWLWDQPEVSTVLSGMSTLEQVRENVDLAAQSGVGQFSESDLQTVQRARERFEELMAVDCTGCDYCMPCPTGVDIPGNFDLYNRLETSDDPTAVLDEYEQLDEHARADACVACGECEPACPQNLEIISLLEETHARLDAVRA, encoded by the coding sequence ATGGAATACAGAGACTTCGGGACGGCCATCGATTTCGAACCGTCGGCCCTGGGATTCGGTGCGATGCGGTTGCCGACCGAGGGAGAAGAGGGGACGATCGACCGTCAACACGCGATCGACATGATTCGGGCGGCGATCGACGAGGGCGTCAACTACGTCGACACCGCCTGGCCGTACCACGACGGCGAGAGCGAACGGGTCGTCGGCGAGGCACTCACGGGCGACTATCGCGAAGACGTCTCTCTCGCGACCAAGATGCCCTCGTGGAAACTCGAGACGAACGAGGACCTCGAGGAGTACTTTCAGCGCCAACTCGACCGACTTGCTACCGATCACGTCGAGTGTTATCTTCTGCACGCACTCGATGAGGAGTTCTGGAACACATACCAAGAACTCGATACGTTCGAGTGGCTCGAACGGAAACAAGCTGCGGGGGAAATCGGTCACGTCGGGTTTTCCTTTCACGACGATCTCGATCTCTTCGAGGAAATCGTCGACACCTACGACTGGGATTTCTGCCAGATCCAGTATAACTACCTCGACCAGCAATTTCAGGCTGGGCGGGCGGGTCTCGAGTACGCCGCCGAGCGAGGATTGGGCGTCGTCGTCATGGAACCGCTCCGTGGCGGGACACTCGCGACGGATCTGCCCGATCCTGTTTGCGAGGCCTTCGAGGAGGCCGATTCGGAGCGGTCGCCCGTCGAATGGGCGTTGCAGTGGCTGTGGGACCAGCCTGAAGTGTCGACCGTCTTGAGCGGGATGTCCACCCTCGAGCAAGTGCGTGAGAACGTCGACCTCGCCGCCCAATCCGGGGTCGGCCAGTTTTCCGAGAGCGATCTCCAGACCGTACAGCGAGCCCGTGAGCGGTTCGAGGAACTGATGGCTGTCGACTGTACGGGCTGTGATTACTGTATGCCGTGTCCGACCGGCGTCGATATTCCAGGCAACTTCGATCTGTACAACCGCCTGGAGACGAGCGACGACCCGACGGCCGTGCTAGACGAGTATGAACAGCTGGACGAGCACGCACGAGCCGATGCCTGTGTTGCCTGTGGCGAGTGTGAACCTGCCTGTCCACAGAACCTCGAGATTATCTCTTTGCTGGAAGAAACCCACGCCCGACTGGACGCTGTGCGCGCTTGA
- a CDS encoding site-specific integrase, translated as MSDETIAVNGDRHDVTLVPDPSHDCLNQRQRTDYKEFRRELAQWLLGFGKDPDHAEGYAGSTVRRRMHDIDVFYRWVWDERDGYTLSIDTDALDDYCRSLVYSDHSDAHKSNAQKSLKTLARYHDDIDDWDPSVTFSGDSARQQPRDFFTREERRLLEEASLEYGGVSQYHELAHDEKKELSHRFRKPIDAIDSDDVQRANGFKVPSLVWTSLDAGLRPVEVGRARVSWIDLSNARLLIPAEEASKSRDNWKVALRERTATMLERWLEERELYDKYDETDALWLTREAHPYSSRSLKYLLGKLCETAGIDTSNRQISWYAIRHSTGTYMTRQEGLVAASEQLRNSPKTMQRYDQAPTEDRRDALNRMG; from the coding sequence ATGAGTGACGAAACTATTGCTGTCAACGGGGATCGACACGACGTGACGTTAGTGCCTGACCCGTCACACGACTGTCTCAACCAACGACAACGAACGGACTACAAGGAGTTTAGACGAGAGTTAGCACAGTGGTTACTCGGGTTCGGCAAAGATCCTGACCATGCAGAGGGGTATGCGGGTTCGACAGTCAGACGACGGATGCACGACATTGACGTGTTCTACAGGTGGGTGTGGGACGAACGTGACGGCTACACCCTGTCGATAGATACAGACGCACTTGACGACTACTGCCGGTCACTCGTCTACTCGGATCACTCGGATGCCCACAAGTCCAACGCACAGAAGTCACTCAAAACACTTGCCCGCTATCACGACGACATAGACGACTGGGACCCGTCAGTCACGTTTAGCGGGGATAGTGCCCGACAGCAACCACGGGATTTCTTCACGCGAGAGGAACGTCGGCTACTCGAAGAGGCGTCACTGGAATACGGGGGCGTGTCTCAATATCACGAACTTGCTCACGACGAGAAGAAAGAGTTGTCCCACCGATTCCGCAAGCCGATTGACGCAATCGACAGTGATGACGTACAACGGGCAAACGGGTTCAAAGTCCCTTCACTCGTGTGGACATCGTTAGATGCAGGCCTTCGACCTGTTGAAGTCGGACGTGCCCGTGTCTCGTGGATCGACCTGTCCAATGCACGACTGTTGATTCCCGCAGAAGAGGCATCGAAGAGTCGTGATAACTGGAAGGTCGCTTTACGAGAACGGACAGCAACCATGTTAGAACGGTGGCTTGAGGAACGTGAGTTGTACGACAAATACGACGAGACAGATGCACTATGGTTGACCCGTGAGGCACACCCCTACTCGTCACGGTCCCTCAAGTACCTCTTGGGGAAGTTGTGTGAGACGGCAGGGATCGACACGTCGAATCGGCAAATTAGTTGGTATGCCATACGCCACTCGACGGGCACGTACATGACCCGCCAAGAGGGGCTTGTAGCCGCCAGTGAGCAATTGCGTAACTCACCGAAGACGATGCAACGGTACGACCAAGCTCCGACAGAGGACCGACGTGACGCCTTGAATCGGATGGGGTAA
- a CDS encoding site-specific integrase — MAESTNSQTQTATYWLKPEQVEKLRDATIETSASYLADRNDVLIELIYDTGLRVGEVVALDVDMVDCDGGIIRLPPDIQKDYPNDNSPTYTEIELADSTVRDLRKYLSNRWKDSEALFPSRQSARMTTESVRNVVSKAAEVGEIRPLTTNGRGEPANVTPHTLRHSVAYRMMNVEEGNTLYDVRNRLRHRSIQTTEQIYDHFRRV; from the coding sequence ATGGCCGAATCAACAAATTCCCAAACTCAGACAGCCACCTACTGGTTGAAACCTGAGCAAGTCGAGAAACTCCGTGACGCTACAATCGAAACCTCTGCCAGCTACTTGGCCGACAGGAACGACGTGTTGATTGAGTTAATCTATGACACGGGGTTACGTGTCGGGGAGGTAGTTGCTCTCGACGTGGACATGGTTGACTGTGATGGCGGGATCATACGGCTACCCCCCGACATACAGAAAGACTATCCGAACGACAATTCACCGACGTACACAGAAATAGAATTGGCCGACTCGACAGTCAGGGACCTGCGGAAATACCTCTCGAATCGGTGGAAAGACAGTGAGGCACTATTCCCGTCACGCCAGTCGGCACGGATGACAACGGAATCCGTCCGTAATGTCGTTTCAAAGGCGGCAGAGGTGGGTGAGATACGTCCCTTGACGACAAACGGACGTGGGGAGCCTGCTAACGTAACTCCCCACACGCTTCGTCACAGCGTTGCATATCGCATGATGAACGTCGAAGAGGGGAACACGCTATACGATGTACGAAACCGTCTCAGGCACAGAAGTATTCAAACCACAGAACAGATTTACGATCACTTCCGTCGAGTCTAA